A single Stutzerimonas stutzeri DNA region contains:
- a CDS encoding thiamine pyrophosphate-binding protein — protein MTEDNRPDAGQAIVELLRRNGVDRVFTVPGESFLPVLDALHDAPDIALVVCRQEGGASMMAEAYAKTTGRPGVCFVTRGPGSANALAGLHVAAQDSTPLLVFVGQVPRGFREREAWQEVDVGALFGSVAKWATDIQDAARLPEYLSRAFTTACSGRQGPVVLGLPEDLLYARIEPIDIGPAPNCQGYPSPQAMSRLRALLANARRPLAIFGGSGWTAECRARLQAFAEAQGLPVATAFRRQDRFDNTHPNYAGDAGLGMNPGLAGLIEEADLLIAVGTRLGDIATGHYTLVDVPKPRQTLVHIHPDPQEPGRVRVPDLAICAAVQDFAEAVSTLPPADTDSERQAWLSRARENREAWQQPTELPGPVQLGEIVAWLGRRLPPEAVISNGAGNYTLWVHRFYPFRGWGSQLAPTSGSMGYGLPAAIAAKLARPSRPAVCFAGDGCFQMTCQELATAMQYRANIIVIVVNNGSYGSIRMHQDKHYPGRRYGTDLVNPDMVALAQAYGAGAVRVDRTEAFADAFEQALAADRPFLIELVMDPAILRP, from the coding sequence ATGACAGAAGACAACAGACCCGACGCCGGCCAGGCCATCGTCGAGCTGCTCCGGCGCAACGGCGTGGACCGCGTTTTCACGGTTCCTGGCGAGAGCTTCCTGCCGGTGCTCGATGCATTGCATGACGCGCCGGACATCGCCCTGGTGGTCTGCCGCCAGGAAGGCGGTGCCTCGATGATGGCCGAAGCCTATGCCAAGACCACCGGGCGACCCGGGGTATGCTTCGTCACGCGCGGACCGGGCAGCGCCAATGCGCTGGCCGGGCTGCACGTGGCGGCACAGGATTCCACGCCCCTGCTGGTATTCGTCGGCCAGGTACCCCGTGGCTTCCGCGAGCGCGAAGCCTGGCAGGAGGTGGACGTCGGTGCGCTGTTCGGTTCGGTGGCCAAGTGGGCGACCGACATCCAGGACGCCGCGCGGCTGCCCGAATACCTCAGCCGGGCCTTCACGACGGCGTGTTCCGGCCGGCAGGGCCCGGTGGTACTCGGTCTGCCGGAAGACCTCCTGTACGCGCGTATCGAGCCAATCGATATCGGACCCGCGCCGAACTGCCAGGGCTATCCGTCCCCCCAGGCGATGTCCCGCCTGCGAGCGCTGCTCGCCAATGCCCGACGGCCACTGGCGATCTTCGGTGGCTCGGGCTGGACCGCCGAATGCCGGGCGCGACTGCAGGCATTCGCCGAGGCCCAGGGGCTGCCGGTAGCCACGGCCTTTCGGCGCCAGGATCGTTTCGATAACACGCACCCCAACTATGCCGGTGACGCCGGGCTGGGCATGAATCCCGGACTCGCCGGATTGATCGAAGAGGCCGATCTGCTGATCGCGGTCGGCACGCGCCTCGGTGATATCGCCACCGGTCATTACACACTGGTGGATGTCCCGAAGCCGCGCCAGACCTTGGTCCACATCCACCCCGATCCGCAGGAGCCGGGTCGCGTGCGGGTTCCGGACCTGGCGATCTGCGCCGCGGTACAGGACTTCGCCGAGGCCGTCTCGACACTGCCCCCCGCCGATACCGACAGCGAACGCCAGGCCTGGCTGTCACGGGCGCGCGAAAACCGCGAAGCCTGGCAACAGCCGACCGAGCTACCCGGGCCGGTGCAACTGGGCGAGATTGTCGCCTGGCTTGGGCGCCGCTTGCCGCCCGAAGCGGTGATCAGCAACGGCGCCGGCAACTATACGCTCTGGGTGCACCGCTTCTATCCATTCCGAGGCTGGGGCAGCCAATTGGCACCGACGTCCGGTTCGATGGGTTACGGCCTGCCCGCCGCGATCGCCGCCAAGCTCGCCCGACCGTCACGGCCGGCGGTGTGCTTCGCCGGTGATGGCTGTTTCCAGATGACCTGCCAGGAATTGGCGACCGCCATGCAGTACCGCGCCAATATCATTGTCATCGTGGTCAACAACGGGTCCTACGGTTCGATCCGGATGCACCAGGACAAACACTATCCGGGACGCCGCTACGGTACTGATCTGGTCAATCCGGACATGGTCGCTCTCGCCCAGGCGTACGGCGCCGGCGCGGTGCGGGTGGACCGCACCGAAGCGTTCGCCGACGCGTTCGAGCAGGCGCTGGCGGCCGATCGGCCGTTCCTCATCGAATTGGTCATGGACCCGGCGATCCTGCGGCCATGA